GTGCAGGTCAGCTGCCAATCGCCCCCGAAAGCAAAGCCCCTGAACGGACCCACCCACCAGTTGTCTGAACTGGCACATTTTCCACACAGCATTTGCCCCCCTGCTCAACAACTGCTTGACCCTAAGAACCGAGGCTTGTCACCACTGGAGCGCCGAGAGTGTCAAAGAGGTCGGTCAGAAAGGTTGCCCACCTCCCCCGAATGCCCCGTTGTGGGGCGCAGCAACTTTTTTTTGGTACACCTGTTCACATGGCGGCCCGCATTCCCAAACCCTCCCAAGCACCCGCAGGGAAGCACTGACCTCCGACAAACTGCATGCCTCCCGCCGCCCTGCCGATGGTCCTGGAGATGAGTTCCGAAATGCAGCAGCCCATGAGCGCCGTGAGCGCCACCAGCAGGAGCAGTCCGCAGCCCACGCCCGTCACCACCGTGCAGATCTTCCATTCCAGACTCGGGATGCCCTGGAAAGAGGCGTACCTGCCACACTGCTCGACCATGATCGTCTGCTGGCGGCTCTCATCCCGAACCGGGTACGAACATCTCCGAAAGGTTCCGAAGGACACCGTCTTGCCCATCTGCGATCCCAAAAGCCAATACGGCATAAAAAATCCCACGCATGAAGCTGCCGCGCACAGAAAGGAAAGCA
Above is a window of Polypterus senegalus isolate Bchr_013 chromosome 2, ASM1683550v1, whole genome shotgun sequence DNA encoding:
- the lhfpl6 gene encoding LHFPL tetraspan subfamily member 6 protein; this translates as MASSLTCAGTVWALLSFLCAAASCVGFFMPYWLLGSQMGKTVSFGTFRRCSYPVRDESRQQTIMVEQCGRYASFQGIPSLEWKICTVVTGVGCGLLLLVALTALMGCCISELISRTIGRAAGGMQFVGGLLIGSGCALYPLGWDSEEVRQTCSNLSDQFELGTCQIGWAFYCTGGGAAAAMLLCTWLACFAGKKQKQYPY